The DNA region AAAAGAAAGACTCAGAAGGATAGCGATGAATCGCTGAAATCCCCACCTTCAAAAAAAGTTCACAAAGTTGACGCTGATGATGACGATGACTTTGTCTTGCCTAGTTCTAGGAAGAACTCGGTTGATGTGACTCCTAGCAAGAAGTTGAAGCTTGGGTTGGGTAGGGGAGTCACACAGAAACCTGTAGATGTTGAAGAaaatgatgaggatgatgataaAAACATTGAAACTCCTCTGAGGTCTGGTGGAAGGGGTCGTGGTGGAAGAAGTTCCTCAGCAGCACCGGCTGGTGGAAGAGGCAGAGGTGGTGGACGGGGTGGATTTATGAACTTCGGAGAAAGGAAAGATCCGCCACATAAAGGAGAAAAGGTgaaaaaatgttgattttttttattaattaattgaaatgattgtACTGTTCTCAATGTTAACGTTGAATCTTCTTTTGTGTCTCAGGAAGTCCCTGAGGGCGCTCCTGATTGTTTAGCTGGTTTAACTTTTGTAATTAGTGGAACTCTTGACAGGTACTTGTTTACAGCTTTTATTGTTCACAAGCCATTCTTTCAGAAATTAAATATGAGAAATCATTCGTATCTTTATTCTTCCTTTTTGTGGTCTAGATCAGATTTTGCTCAGAATGATGCTTTAAGTTTGTTAAGTGATCGAGTGTTTTATCTTGGGGCTCAAATTTACTTTCTTGAGGATGTTTTATGATGGATGGGTGCCTTAGGCAGCGGTtcaattgcttctttttcttgtttttattgtttctatgaattttaaattgtatttcGGTAATGACCCTTTGGTGCAATTTCTATTTACTTGGTTGTTCCATTCTTgtaatatatattcttttatatatatatatatatgaaaaaaagaatCAGATTTTGGCcaaagatataaaaatataattgtcaCTTGTAAATGTAATAATTTTCTGGTGATTATGGTTTTAAATTTGATGTTGGCCTAATTTGGTGATTACTTTTGTCCATTGCAAATATCTTTTATAGTTGttgtttactttttatattttattggattgaGAGTGTATATTGAAGTTTGGCTGGGTTTACAGTCTGGAGCGTGAAGAAGCTGAAGATTTGATTAAACGCCATGGTGGCCGTGTTACTGGATCTGTCAGCAAGAAAACGGTTATCTCATACTTTATCTTGTATATGCATGGATTGACATAACACTATCAGCACGTGATTAACATCTTCTTTTTGCAGAATTATCTTTTATGTGATGAAGATATTGGGGGACAGAAATCCAAAAAAGCCAAAGACCTGGGGTTTGTGATCTCAGATCCATGCATGTGGATTTGCTTATGAGTTCCTTATTTTGTTATACTTCAATAATTCCAAGCTTTTCATATCTTTATATAGTACTGCCTTTCTCACCGAGGATGGATTATTTGATATGATCGGTGCATCAAAGCCTGCAAAAGCACTTGCACAAGAAGAATCAAAGAAACCAGAAGATACGGTTGCTCCTCTACCAAAGAAAAGTCCCCAGAAGATAGAAGCAAAGAGTACGCCCCAAATACATATGTGCTTTTGTTGTAGATGAATATCTCAAtggtttttgttgttggtttaTCTCTGTAGGTATGTGTCTgattttttatgtgattttgttgAAAGAGTCTGCTACTGGTTTTGACCTTGGCCTTGGCCTTTGAACTTTGTGTTCTGTTGTTGATGACATTCTCAATCTTAAATTATCAAATAGGTTTGAAGGGTTCTAAGCATGTGAAGTTACATCTCTATCTAGTCGCAGCTCTTGTACCATAATATTGTTTGAATccccttgggtgcaaacaacTCATTGGGGCCACACGCCTGGCAAAAGCCAGATTTAATCAATCCGTGTGGTGGGGGTGCGGTATACACGGGTTCGGGATTTATCCATCAGGGCTACGTAAACGAAGTGGCCATGCCTTGGGGTCCTCCCtgtcataaaaattaaataataataataaaaaaatgttcgCATTTCTTAACTTCAAAGGGTTTATAgaaacacacaaacacaaacgcgtgcgttttttgttttgttttatcttgTGTTAAACAACTGGAAATTAACATCTGAAGATACATAATGTGGCATAGAGACCAAGAAAGCACTAGCAATTACATAATTGTTATTGTGTTTTTGCATAGGTTGAAAAGCTTTCCAATtatggggcttttttttttttttttctaacttatTGCGGCTTTGGAGGCTGGGTGTTGAtgacatattttatattcaagGTCCATCTCTACATTGTTCTATTAAGTCTCACTAGTGTGAAAACTGTGAGGACAAATCGGAGATTTATGTGTGGCATTTGACCCAGAAGAGTTGCGTGGCCACAAGAGCAATGCAAAGTGATTCCAATATCTTTATGACATTTGATGAATACTACTTGGTTAGAATGTGTGCTCTATGATTAGAACCTTAAAGTCTACTAATTAGCATACTTCAAAGGAAAAAAGGTTACatcttgtgtacttaggggaGTCTTACGCTTTTTGACATATACAACATTACTaatcaaaaaaagaaggaaagtcttatgtggtgcatctggactgagagaaatgctagatgtttcgagGACAAGTCTAGGAATATTGAGGATCTCACACACTTTTTTTTGTACACCCTATTCACTTAGACTGCTGGTTGGCTAGCGcccttagtgattagtttcCCTGATTTCCTttctatgttttcttcttctttttctccctctcagtcgctctcttgtatactccctgtgttctagggttgcgcccctctgcactTTGATAATACatctttacttataaaaataaaaaaataaaaaaaaaagaaggaaaaaggtTGCACTGAGGGTGAATTTAGTTGTACATTCTAATATGTGGCATAATTAGATTGTTTTGTTTCTGAATGTTGTTAAATGAGGAGAAAGTCAACTATTGAGTTGCGTTTTAGTTTATGCATGATCCTAGCTCCGCTGGTGTCAACTACCATATTTCTCGGTTCTTCTAATACTTGCAAAAGAAATAGCCGCTGTGGtttcttaaaaatatgttttttcccttttgatgAACCTTAGGCATTTCTTTTGCTCCATTTGACTGTTCAAATCTGGTATGGTGTTGTTGATCAGCTAAATGTGAAGCTAATCGGTGTTCCTTAACTGTCATTTGCTTGTATTTTTCTCTATGAATCATGCTAGAGCTTGCAAGGGGAGCCTGGCCTTTTACCATTTTGGAAGCAATATATGCCATAATCAATTGTTATTGTTTGGACTTAGAAATGCTTAAGATAGTGACTTGACATGTAGTTGCACTATTCCTTGGGTTTCCTCTTACATGTGTTGATAAATTGATTATTCCAGAAGATAAGATCAGCAATTCCTTGACAACGAAAGTAGCCGGCAAAGGTTTGATCTCGGGAGCATCCCCAGCTAAGCGTAAAACTCAAACTGCTGAGAAGAATGCTTCAACATGGACAGAAAAATATAAGCCAAAGGTTCCAAGCGACATTATTGGAAATCAGTCGCTGGTGTGTGCATTAGTTCTCATTTTTCTGCCATcacttttgaaattaaattcatGTCTTCATTTATCTAAGTCTGGACAAGAATTGTAATAAGGATCTCTTTATGTTGTGCAGGTTAAGCAGCTCCACGACTGGCTGGCACATTGGAATGAGCAATTTGTTGATACTGGAAATaagaaaaagggcaaaaaacaaaatgattctGGTGCCAAAAAAGCTGTGCTATTAAGTGGAGGCCCTGGTATCGGAAAAACAACGTCAGCAAAGTTGGTCAGTCAGATGCTCGGCTTCCAGGCAATAGAGGTGGTGTAATTTTTTTAGAGATTAATATTTCTAAGAAAGGATCTAGATCATGAGTATCAGTGCCAAACCATATTGTTCAATAGTATGATCTTTCACCCTTATAACTTATCAAAATGATCTCTCACCCTTATATGTCATCTAGGTAAATGCCAGTGACAGTCGTGGGAAGGCTGATTCCAAAATTGAAAAAGGAATTGGTGGAAGCAATGCAAATTCTATAAAGGAACTTGTGAGCAATGAGGCCTTGAGTATTAACATGGATCGGTTGGTCTTGCATTCTTATAATATCTCACAAGAGCATAGAATATACTTGGTTGAATTTTCTTCTTAAGTTAATTGTTGAAATTGCAGGTCAAAGCATCCAAAAACCGTGCTGATTATGGATGAGGTTGATGGGATGTCTGCTGGAGATAGAGGTGGAATTGCTGACCTTATTGCTAGCATCAAGATTTCCAAAATTCCTATTATATGCATTTGCAATGACCGATACAGTCAGAAACTGAAAAGTCTTGTGAACTACTGTTTGCTTCTCAGCTTTCGGAAACCTACAAAGCAACAGGTTTTTTTGGCTGATGTCTATATATTGTTCTTTCTTTTAGTGCTTGTTCAGTATACTTGGGACCTAGTCCTCTTGCCTGGTCAGATTCTGAATGATATTCTCTGTTCATTTGTTTATGTCATAACGTTTAGAAGACCATAGTTGATTTAGTTAGATTAACCAAAATTACCATTCCAAGTTATGTTTATTTGGACATGCCTTTTTTGGGCAATTTTGTAAACTTGAGTTCCTTTTGGATAGGGCTTGGTCTAATAGGCTTAACGGCTGATATATGTGGTATAGTAGTCTGATTTTGTTGGAAAGTATGAAAATAATATGTGCCGAGAGTCAAGGAAAGCTacgactttttttattttatattttttggggtgggggtggggggtgaAGTTGGGAAGAACTAGTCAGGACTCCAGAATCATTTTTGTGGTCAAAATATGTTCTCCAAGCTTTAACACTGACGCACATATATGCGTTACATGAGTGGCGCATTGGTAGCAAAATGGAACTTTTTCCTGAGATTTGGATTAGTTTTGGTGATGAGTcatatatacttttttaatttagaagataagaaattttttaagcTTCAACGAGTATATTTCTTACTCTGAGATTCTCTCCCTTGCCCTCTTTTAtctttgggaaaattacagctAGCTGCCTTGTTTTAATCTACATGATTGATGCAAAGTTTCAAATTTACAAGATACTTCCTCCTAGCTGCAGCTGTGGTATTTTCTGACAGTGCAACTGAGGTTACATCTTTATCACACATGCCACATTTTTGATAATGTGGCACACTCATTTATCTACATGGCATTGAGTGGTTAATGCATCAACCTTAGTAACACCAGACCTCGACAGATGGCCAAAAtgttatggttttatttattttttgtcgtACTTTCTTCCCACTCTTATATCTGCTCCCTtctcccttttgttttcttctatgtttttttttccttcgaaTCTTTCCTAGGCCCTTCACTGCAGATTAGGGATTTGCTAATACTATATTTTGTTTATGGTAGATGGCAAAGAGGTTAATGCAAGTTGCAAATGCAGAAGGCCTTCAAGTTAATGAGGTAAATTTCTATGAAAATCTTGATTTATGTTTGCACTTGGTTATAGCTGCTTAAGTAAATGTTCATGGTGATGCATTCATCTGGTTTTACTGctttgtgtctattttttttattcttatgcTTTAtgattctctttttaattaatgttaACTGATGGTTAATCCACTGAATTTTTCCCTATCTATTGTTTTAGATTGCTCTTGAGGAACTTGCAGAAAGAGTTAATGGAGATATGCGGATGGCAATAAACCAGTTGCAGTACATGAGCCTCTCCATGTCGGTCATTAAATACGATGACATTAGGCAGCGTCTTCTAACCAGTGCAAAGGATCAAGATATTTCACCATTCACCGCTGTTGACAAGTATGACATTAATTATCCAATTTTTACTTAGAAGCGTAGCCGTCTGTTCTAGTTCCTTTACATGTTATATATGTCTTCTTATGAAATACTTTTGTATGCTGTGTCTAATTTCTTGTTTGACTGACTATTTTGTGATTGTGATACAATCCCATTATACTCGATATAGTTTGACTTGACTTGACTTGCAGGTATCCTGGTCTCCTCTAATTCATTGCAATCTTTCacgacttttctttttttcctcttatagtCTATGGATGAAATAGGATCTAATATATTCAAACAGGTGCTGCGACCACATAATAGTGTAATGCGTAATCATGTAAACCAAATACATACTCATTTCATGACTCCTTTTATTATGTTCTATTGTGGATGTTGTAGAATTTGCATGAAAAAtacttagagagagagagagagagaaggataGCCAATCTTACGTAGCCCCTCTCACCactttattatatatgttgtaaAATTCAATACAATAACCAAAGTACCCTTATATCAAATCCCTATCACTAGCAAATTCTTCTAATCCTAACAGACTCTTGTACCATTCCCCCTCAAGctagagcatatatatcatataaactGTGCTTGAAACAAATACTCACCGATTTCGACACAGTTTTTGTAAACTTGTTAGCTTACTAGTCTCCGGACTTCACGAATggtgttgatatatatatatttttttcaaaccatgccTTCGTGATTGCTTGAGACCAAACAAAGCATTTTTTAACTTACAGACACAACTCTAATACCCCCCTAGCAACAAACCCATgcgaaagaaatgctagatgttttgatgACTCCACTAGGACTTTAGAGGAgctcattcatttttttcttctttactcttttcacttggacagctgcttggctagctcctttagtgataaacttctctgattttctttttctcttctcttcttctacTTAGGCACTATCCTTTTATACTCCCCGTGTAAATGAGTTGCGCCCCTCTGTGCTTTCGATTTATacaacattatttatcaaaaataaaaaataaacctccTCATGTAAGTTTTCATGtgaaaaagcatttttgacatccaattgaaaCAAAGGCCTATCTAAATTAGCAACCAAAGAAATAAGTACACAAAATGCTAATAAAGACTGACTTATAGGATGTTGGTTAGTACAAGAACGTTTACCACTTCGAAGAGCAATAGGCAAGGATTCGGATGGAGGCAAGGACACTGGATCTAAAGATGATAATGGTGATGGTGGAGGTGCAAGAGATGATGCTCAAGGGTGATACGTATAGACCTGGAGTGAAGTAATTAAGCATGTGGGCAATAAGAATGGACAAGAAGATTAGGCAGACTCAAGATAGATGTGGAATTGGCAACAGAATGGACAAAACATCAGGCTCAAGAGTAGAATCTCCCAAAGAATTAGTGGGAAAGTACAGAGTAAAATCAACAAAGGTGACATCAATGCTAGTGAAGTAGCGTCAAAGAATAAGACTATAGCAACAATAACCCTTATGGGTTTTGAAATAACTGAGAAagacttattttttattattattatttttttttatggcggGGAACCTTGACAAGGTAGTATCCTTCGGACCCAtccctgcagagtaaacctcAGACCCGTGACCGCACCCTCAAAAATTTTCCTATATGGATCAAGGTAAATTGTTGGCTTTTTACACTAGGGGGTGTGGTCTCAAGGGGGAGTTTGCACCTAGCAAGTCTCGAACTTGGGATCTAAGGGGTGATAACCACAAGCTTCAACCactaggccaaccccttggggttaccGAGAAAGACATTTAGTAGCACGATGATCAAGTTTATCTAAACTTGGACCTAAGTTGTGAACATAACACACGCCAAAAGCCTTCAGTAGCCTCTCTCATCCCTTTATTATATATAGTTGTAAAATTCAatacaatgaccaaaataccctcatAACAAAATCCTTATCGCTAACAAATTCttctaatcattttttttgataagtaatgactatatatcaaaaagtacagaggggcgcaaccttagtacacaggaagtatacaagaggaaacgcctaattagaagaagaaaacagaacAAGGAAATCTAAATAACTAATCACTAATGAAGTGGGCCAAGCTGCTGTCCAAGTGAAATGCGACTAGACAGATTATTGGGTTTTTGGCTATACTTGTGgtgcagagagagagatgcGACTAGACAGATTATCTTACTCAATATAGCTTATATGTAACATACACCTCGTTTAATGATTTACGTTGATCAAAGATTGGAAAATGGAGAGCTTCTAGACCTAGAATATGTAACtgtaatatgtatattttgatatttctgCTGGTTCGTGGCATGTTTGTTGCTTCTAGATAAAAAATAGGAAATTGTGTTTCCATGGTTGCATTTCATCCTGTATCAAGTTTAAATAATCACTTATGTATATCTCATTGCAGACTTGTAGTCTGTATACCTTATCCTTTATCAAGTTTTGGCAATTACATTTCATCCTTCCCATGTGCTTGTAGGCTATTTGGTTTTAATGCGGGAAAGTTGAGGATGGATGAGCGGATTGACCTGAGCATGAGTGATCCTGATCTAGTCCCTCTTCTCATTCAGGTTCTTGCACTTTTGTTGGGTTTGAAGTTGCTAAATTGCATATGCTGCATGGTGATCAACTGGTTTGTGAAGAATCTATCAACTGCGAAATCAGCAAAATGTTGTTCACTTTTTTCACTTTGAAACTGTTAAGAGTTACACATATCAGAGTCAACATGGATGATAGCCTGTTCAACAGGTTTAGTCACCAAGTTACTGGCTCAGTTTATGTATTGTACTGTTGAATTATGTCATCGCAAATAACTGATTGGATATACagaatattttgagaaatacATAGTTAATGGCAACTAAAAGTTTGTATGGAAATTCTTTTGGTggaaatttttaaaacttctcTTGTGCACAGAAATATAATTTGCTAGAAGTTCTTTTTTGACACCTTACACCTTCTAAGAGTTGTGTTATCAATTCTTCCtcaaatatttttgtaaaaacCATGGTGAACATGGAAACTGAggcaaataaataaaacaatagaTAACGATCTATCCTTCACCACTCACCAAcacttttctctttgttttccgTTTTCTCATAGATATGTCTAATGTTCCTATGCCcctgtttcaaaaaaaaaaaaaaaaaaaagttcctatGCCCCTTATTTCTCTACCAGTTTCTTGCAATTTTACTGTGCCGAGGGTTTTTCCTGCACCCTTCTCATTCTTCATTCATTTCAATCTATAATCTATCAATAAGtaacctcttttctttttgtcctttatattatattttttgccAAACTTGttgcatattttattttcttttcttttttcgtttttcttatCTTTGGGTTTATGAGAACATATTCCCTGTTCATTTGTTAGATGCTTAGACCTTAGTAATACAACGAGACCTAAAACCTCAACTACTTCTCAATTACTTcttctaataatgattttattttgatatggcaggaaaattatattaattataggCCAAGTTCTGTTGGTAAGGATGACAATGGAATCAAACGTATGAGCTTGATTGCTCGTGCTGCTGAATCTATTGGTGACGGGGATATATTCAATGTACAGATTCGACGATATCGACAGTGGCAGCTCTCTCAAAGTAGTTCCCTTGCATCGTGTATTATTCCGTATGTGCCCTTAATTCAGCTCTTACAATGACAAAAGTTTGTTACTTGGTCTCTATTTTGCAATATCATTGGTggtcaattatttatttattgatttatttctgGTTATAATCAGTGCCTCGTTATTGCATGGGCAGAGGGAAACACTTGAACAGGTAAGGGATGTCTATTTGATGCAAGTTATATGACAGGTTCTGTATCTTAGGATTGTGGAATTCATTGCTATATGCAAGGGACAACTTGAGTGCGGTAGAGTTTGTTAATTGCTAattctagttaggtgttcctttttgtatactttatgtgtacttagaggcaccttacgcttttaatgatatttattgattacttattaaaaaaaaaaaaaagattaggatGAATGAAGTCCTAATGCTTGCAGCTTATATGTACATATTATTCAGCATTTTGAACTTAATTTTCTTCCCTTATGGACTTTCTGAAGAGACAATGTCCTTTTCACTGTTAGCATGAAGCTTGATATGACAAGATGGAATTGTGGCTACAGGGAGAGCGAAACTTTAATAGATTTGGAGGGTGGCTGGGAAAGAACTCGACAATGGGCAAAAATATGAGGCTTTTGGAGGATTTGCACGTTCATCTTCTTGCTTCTCGTGAATCTAGTTCAGGGAGGTGAATCTCTGTTCCATTTTCAACTTTGGCTTATTATAGACTCATGTCCTTGTGTTTttggaagtgttttttttttatcagaaaaGCACATGTACAGTATCTGTATATTATTCCTAAGGCTTTCTTAATGATTTGGTATTCTATAGAATTGGGAACTGACTTGGCAATCAACTGCTGACTCATCATTGTCTACAGCACATGGCTTTATGAAGCTATACTTATGCACCCACATATTTAGTTGTCATTGATAATTTGCAAATTCAAACATGTATGCACAGAGCTCAGTTACTgggaagacaaaaaaaaaaaaaaaactttgaaattctatatttttgtttgaagcTGTAATGGTTGTCAAATTTCTGTCTACTTTTTCGgtaagtgaaataaaaattcattgaTAAGAGGAGAACCCAAGTATAGAGGAAGTAAGCTATTGAAATAGAGTCAATTAATcaacaaaagaatgaaaagaaacatTGTCAAACATGTTAGACCACTCGTGCAACATTTGCGGAAATAAGAATTTCATATCAATAGCAGGTAACTCAATACCGTTGAAGGtagttatttttctttcctaacaGTCCACTCAAGGCAAAGGGGGTTTCATTCCAAATCAGACTGTTTCTTTGCCAACAAAACTACACAACAATTGCCTTCTGAGGCATTAGCCGTTAACCCCAAATACCCCTAAAAGTGCAAAGACCAAAGGTCTTTAGCAACCATACAATGAAGTAACAAATTCCTGTCTTCGCCTTTCACATAAGGACGTTGCTATTAGTGTAACCTTCAGTGTGGATGCTGATAATACAAAATATGTGGACTACTTAATCATGCAGTTTGGTTTGAACCTTGGGCACCACCTATTGGTTCCTGCTGCAGCAGTTACTGGTCTATAACAGATTTCATTACTAAAATTTATTGAAGTgcttttttggacttttttaatcattgtgaaataattcataccaagaaataagaaataaagaGAGAACTGTCAAAACGGAAGCTTGGAACTAAGGTTATGTTTGTCTTGTTTAAGATCCAAGGTTTTGTCTTGGTTCCCATTTGTTAGATTCAAAGCTCAAAGTTAGCCTTTTAGAATCCATTGGTAGAAAATCGCCTTTCTAGTGTTAGTGCCAGGATATCAACTTGGTTTGATTTGAAGCCGAATTTACTAATTGAAGactaatttttctgattttcttaaGAGTGAAtgttaagtattttaaattagagtgtgtggatatatatatatatgtgtgtgtgtgttcgtTGTATTATTGATCTTTATGGTACTTTATACAtgagttattttcttttgggcAAGTACCATCTAATTGCCCCCCTGTTCTGAATTATACAGGAAAACCCTACGAGTTGAATACCTTACTCTTCTTCTGAAACGATTGACCGAGCCACTGCGAGTGCTGCCTAAGGTTGGAAAtacattttttctattatatttaaattagaaaaagcTGGAGAAGTTTAAGTGGAATATTTGTTGAATGTACATCTATTCAATATGAAATGACCAGGATGAAGCTGTTCAAAATGTTGTTGAGTTTATGAATATTTACTCAATTAGTCAGGAGGATTTTGATACTATAGTGGAGCTGTCAAAATTTCAGGTACCACTACCTACTTAGTGTGCACCATGGTTATTAACACTGCTATAAAAGTTTTAggttattttattgttatctCTATCCATCAGGGGCATCCAAATCCTCTGGAAGGCATACAGCCTGCTGTGAAGGCTGCTCTCACTAGAGCTTACAAAGAAGGAAGCAAATCAAGAATGGTACGAGCTGCAGATTTAATCTCGCTTCCTGGAATGAAAAAAGCTCCTAAAAAGCGGATTGCGGCAATTCTAGAGCCATCAGATGATGGATTAGTAGATGGCAGTGGTGAACTATTGgcagaaaatgaagaagaaagctCTTCAGATACAGAGGAGTTGGGTAAGCCTCTACACCTAACTCGATTGACCTGcaccccctcccccccctcCAAGATCAAATTATACTCTCTTTTTTTGGGGTGGTTCCTGCAATTTCAAAGCAACCTACTATGATGTAAGAGAACAAATACACcatataaaaattcataatattaAAATGCTCTTCATTCTCATGATACGAATACTtttgtaattaatataaaaactcAAATTCCAATTAATTCTTCTCAACCTCCCCAAACTCATGGCAAATAGGGAAAAACATCCCCATACTTGAGTGATTTAAGGTTTCAATCCCAAGACCTCTGATTGGTTGATATTATTCAGTTACTGATTCTAAAGGTCTCCTTCAGAGTTTAGAGGAATTCAGGTGGGTTATTTATGGTTAAGTTTTTCCCATCTTTTAAGACTTCCAATAAAACAGATACAAAAGATGATGCACACAGACAGCATAATTAATGAGCAAGAATTTGTTGTGTCATATCTCCTACCTTTATGCTATGTGTGGTTGGCTCATTTGCGTGGCTGGTTGAAAGTCCGTTTTGGAGACAAGGGTTAAACACCCAAGAGTCGTAGACAACAGTAAAGAGGGGGGGTGGGGTGGAGGAAGATGCTACAATTAGGTTTAGGGAAAGCCTTGTCCAAAGCGGGATGCATTTTGAGATCCTATGCTCATACTGGAAATTATGTATTAGTGTAATTCAGGGTTCTGAGCCAAACCATGTGAGGTGCCTTTTTGACCCCTTATCCAAGTAGTGCATTCTTGCAAACAAGTAAGCCCCTTAAGGAAACTTGAGGGCCCCTTTGCTTTTGTGCTCCCAAAAATTTTCTGTTCTTGGAGTTGCAAAAAACCTGAAAAACAACATATTTGAGATAACAATTGTAATGAGGAAGTACATTGGAATGTTCCTTTTTGTCAAGCGGCTCAGGGTTGGGAAGCGGAGGTGGTGGTGACTTTCTATGCGAAATTGTGTGAGATTCGGCGTCGGGATGGGGGGGTGGACCACATTTGGTGGATCCCTTCAAAGAGGAAGCTTTTTGAGGTACGTTCTTTCTTTGGTGTACTTCCTTATTCTGCGGAGAGGTACGAGGTGAGGAGCTATTCTTTCCCGTGGAAGAGTATTTAGAAGGTTAAAGTCCCGCTCAGAgttagtttctttgtgtggatggCTACCCTTGGAAGGATTCTCACTTTGGATAACCTTCGGAAAAGAGGTTTGATCTTGGTGAATTGGTGTAGTATGTGTAAGAGGAGTGGAGAGTCCATTGATCATCTCCTCCTCCGTTGTGACGTGGCTCATGCTCTCTGAAGTgttctttcttcc from Corylus avellana chromosome ca10, CavTom2PMs-1.0 includes:
- the LOC132163425 gene encoding replication factor C subunit 1 isoform X1 → MSDNRQADIRKWFMKSHDKGNGKESKPATPAPANSERQVHGGQENSGRRKTSKYFATDKQKLKEEKETEEHLPAKRKTQKDSDESLKSPPSKKVHKVDADDDDDFVLPSSRKNSVDVTPSKKLKLGLGRGVTQKPVDVEENDEDDDKNIETPLRSGGRGRGGRSSSAAPAGGRGRGGGRGGFMNFGERKDPPHKGEKEVPEGAPDCLAGLTFVISGTLDSLEREEAEDLIKRHGGRVTGSVSKKTNYLLCDEDIGGQKSKKAKDLGTAFLTEDGLFDMIGASKPAKALAQEESKKPEDTVAPLPKKSPQKIEAKKDKISNSLTTKVAGKGLISGASPAKRKTQTAEKNASTWTEKYKPKVPSDIIGNQSLVKQLHDWLAHWNEQFVDTGNKKKGKKQNDSGAKKAVLLSGGPGIGKTTSAKLVSQMLGFQAIEVNASDSRGKADSKIEKGIGGSNANSIKELVSNEALSINMDRSKHPKTVLIMDEVDGMSAGDRGGIADLIASIKISKIPIICICNDRYSQKLKSLVNYCLLLSFRKPTKQQMAKRLMQVANAEGLQVNEIALEELAERVNGDMRMAINQLQYMSLSMSVIKYDDIRQRLLTSAKDQDISPFTAVDKLFGFNAGKLRMDERIDLSMSDPDLVPLLIQENYINYRPSSVGKDDNGIKRMSLIARAAESIGDGDIFNVQIRRYRQWQLSQSSSLASCIIPASLLHGQRETLEQGERNFNRFGGWLGKNSTMGKNMRLLEDLHVHLLASRESSSGRKTLRVEYLTLLLKRLTEPLRVLPKDEAVQNVVEFMNIYSISQEDFDTIVELSKFQGHPNPLEGIQPAVKAALTRAYKEGSKSRMVRAADLISLPGMKKAPKKRIAAILEPSDDGLVDGSGELLAENEEESSSDTEELEGTANGEKLQLELQSLNSKGVEVKLDLKGTGNSSAKKTSAGRGKAGSGPTEKKGARGSGTGAKRKR
- the LOC132163425 gene encoding replication factor C subunit 1 isoform X2, which gives rise to MSDNRQADIRKWFMKSHDKGNGKESKPATPAPANSERQVHGGQENSGRRKTSKYFATDKQKLKEEKETEEHLPAKRKTQKDSDESLKSPPSKKVHKVDADDDDDFVLPSSRKNSVDVTPSKKLKLGLGRGVTQKPVDVEENDEDDDKNIETPLRSGGRGRGGRSSSAAPAGGRGRGGGRGGFMNFGERKDPPHKGEKEVPEGAPDCLAGLTFVISGTLDSLEREEAEDLIKRHGGRVTGSVSKKTNYLLCDEDIGGQKSKKAKDLGTAFLTEDGLFDMIGASKPAKALAQEESKKPEDTVAPLPKKSPQKIEAKKDKISNSLTTKVAGKGLISGASPAKRKTQTAEKNASTWTEKYKPKVPSDIIGNQSLVKQLHDWLAHWNEQFVDTGNKKKGKKQNDSGAKKAVLLSGGPGIGKTTSAKLVSQMLGFQAIEVNASDSRGKADSKIEKGIGGSNANSIKELVSNEALSINMDRSKHPKTVLIMDEVDGMSAGDRGGIADLIASIKISKIPIICICNDRYSQKLKSLVNYCLLLSFRKPTKQQMAKRLMQVANAEGLQVNEIALEELAERVNGDMRMAINQLQYMSLSMSVIKYDDIRQRLLTSAKDQDISPFTAVDKLFGFNAGKLRMDERIDLSMSDPDLVPLLIQENYINYRPSSVGKDDNGIKRMSLIARAAESIGDGDIFNVQIRRYRQWQLSQSSSLASCIIPASLLHGQRETLEQGERNFNRFGGWLGKNSTMGKNMRLLEDLHVHLLASRESSSGRKTLRVEYLTLLLKRLTEPLRVLPKDEAVQNVVEFMNIYSISQEDFDTIVELSKFQGHPNPLEGIQPAVKAALTRAYKEGSKSRMVRAADLISLPGMKKAPKKRIAAILEPSDDGLVDGSGELLAENEEESSSDTEELGTANGEKLQLELQSLNSKGVEVKLDLKGTGNSSAKKTSAGRGKAGSGPTEKKGARGSGTGAKRKR